In Solanum lycopersicum chromosome 5, SLM_r2.1, the following are encoded in one genomic region:
- the LOC543938 gene encoding UDP-glucose:protein transglucosylase-like protein SlUPTG1 isoform X1, with amino-acid sequence MAAATPLLKDELDIVIPTIRNLDFLEMWRPFFQPYHLIIVQDGDPSKTIKVPEGFDYELYNRNDINRILGPKASCISFKDSACRCFGYMVSKKKYIYTIDDDCFVAKDPSGKDINALEQHIKNLLCPSTPHFFNTLYDPYRDGADFVRGYPFSMREGAPTAVSHGLWLNIPDYDAPTQLVKPHERNTRYVDAVMTIPKGTLFPMCGMNLAFDRDLIGPAMYFGLMGDGQPIGRYDDMWAGWCTKVICDHLGLGIKTGLPYIWHSKASNPFVNLKKEYNGIFWQEEIIPFFQTATLPKECTTVQQCYLELSKQVKEKLSKIDPYFTKLGDAMVTWIEAWDELNPTGDNLAKLSIADGPAKTKK; translated from the exons ATGGCAGCAGCAACACCACTGTTGAAAGATGAGCTTGATATTGTGATTCCCACAATAAGAAATCTTGATTTTTTGGAGATGTGGAGACCCTTTTTTCAGCCATACCATCTGATTATTGTTCAAGATGGTGATCCTTCAAAGACCATTAAGGTCCCTGAAGGATTTGATTATGAGCTTTATAATCGTAATGACATTAACAGGATTTTGGGTCCTAAAGCATCTTGTATCTCTTTTAAGGATTCTGCTTGTAGGTGTTTTGGGTATATGGTGTCTAAGAAGAAGTATATCTACACCATTGATGATGATTGCTTT GTGGCCAAGGACCCGTCTGGTAAGGATATCAATGCACTTGAGCAGCACATCAAGAACCTCCTGTGCCCATCTACTCCGCACTTCTTCAACACTCTGTATGATCCATACAGAGATGGTGCAGATTTCGTCCGTGGCTACCCTTTCAGCATGCGTGAGGGTGCTCCAACAGCTGTTTCTCATGGATTGTGGCTCAACATCCCTGACTACGATGCTCCCACGCAGCTTGTTAAGCCTCATGAGAGGAACACTAG ATATGTTGACGCTGTCATGACGATTCCAAAGGGCACTTTGTTCCCTATGTGTGGAATGAACTTGGCCTTTGACCGTGATCTCATTGGACCTGCAATGTACTTTGGTCTCATGGGTGACGGTCAGCCAATTGGTCGTTACGACGATATGTGGGCCGGCTGGTGTACCAAG GTCATATGTGACCATTTGGGACTAGGAATCAAGACTGGTCTGCCCTACATATGGCACAGCAAAGCTAGCAACCCATTCGTTAACCTCAAAAAGGAGTACAACGGTATCTTCTGGCAAGAGGAGATCATCCCCTTCTTCCAGACTGCAACGCTTCCTAAAGAGTGTACAACCGTCCAGCAATGCTACCTTGAGCTCTCAAAGCAGGTTAAGGAAAAACTTTCCAAGATCGATCCCTATTTCACCAAGCTAGGAGATGCTATGGTCACGTGGATCGAAGCTTGGGATGAGCTTAACCCTACTGGGGACAACTTGGCTAAGCTGTCCATCGCCGATGGTCCAGCAAAGACTAAAAAGTAG